The genomic region TAAATGACATGGTTTATATTAAAAAAGCTGGTGAAATTATTCCATGTGTTATCGGTCTTGCAAATCAAAAAAATACTATTGATTATTTTAAAAGAATTGAAAATTGTCCATATTGTAATTCAAAATTAATAGCTAATGAAACATTTTTGGAAGAATATTGTGAAAATGAAAATTGTCCTGAAATAAATAGAAAAAAATTAATACATTTTGCTTCAAAAGAATGTATGAATTTTTTCTCTGTTGGTGAAAAAATTATTAACAAATTTATTGAACTTAAACTGTTATATACTCCTTTGGATTTTTATAAATTGAAAGATAAAATCGAATTATTGGTTAATTTAGAAAATTTTGGTCATAAATCTATCATGAAAATGCTTACTACAATTGAAGAATCTAAAAATGTTAGTTTAGATCGCGTGATTTTTGCATTATCAATTAAACACATTGGCACCAAAGTGGCAAATTTTATTGCTTCTAAAGTTTTGGAACTTAAAAATTTTCTTTCTTTCGATTTTGCTTCACTAATTAATTACAATGAAATTGGCGAAAAAATTACTAGTTCATTAATTGATTGAGTTTCAAAAGATAGTAATAAAGATTTTGTTAATAAATTATTAGAAATTGGTATTAATGCAAAATATGTTTCGAATGTCAAATCTAAATTATTTGAAAATAAAACATTCGTTATCACAGGTACTTTATCAAAACCAAGAACATATTTCGAAAATTTAATTTTAGAAAATGGCGGTAAAGTTGTTAATACAGTTTCTCAAAAAACCTCGTATTTATTAGTTGGAGAAAATCCCGGATCAAAATTGCAAAAAGCCAATTCTCTAAAAATTGAAATTATTAATGAACAAACATTTGATGATATTTTAAAAAGTGATTTTTAATTACAAAGTTAGTATAAATTCTTTTTTGTTCAATGATTATTGAAAGAAAAATAAACATTAAATGCAAAGCAAATATCAAACCATATGCTTGCTTTTTTATTTCCACTAAATAATTTGTTTTGTCTAAAAATATTATTATTTCATTTAGAAAATTAAAGTAAGCGTTACACATATCTATTTGTCAAAAGAATATTATTGAAATTAAATAAGATAAATAAAATATTGGAGTAAATATCATTTGATATAGAAAGCCAAAAATTGAAATTGTTGGATTAATTGTAATTGAAATTAATTGCGATGAAATAAATGCTAATATTACAATAAATATTTGCGTTAGCCATTTTCTTTTAACAAATTTGAATATATTATTTGACAGCAAAATTATTGTAGATAATGTAAATGAAAAAATAAAACTTAAGTTGTAAATTATGCTCGGATTAAACAGTATGAAACAATATGCTAAAAACGCAAGAATATCAACGTTTTTAAATTTAGAGTTTAAGTATTTTTTATTGAAATATACTAGTGCCAAAAATATAAATGCTCTAAATGCAGATATTTGAAATTTTAAGAGAATAAGATAGCAAAAAAGTATTATAAATGAGATAAAAATTGAAAATTTAGAAATATATTTAATTTTGCTAATTATTAAATTAATTGTTAAAAATAAAATGGCAAAATGAAATCCACTAACTACAAAGAAATGACTAAGATTTAAATTTTGCAATGTTTTTAGTATTTCTTTAGATGATGATATTTTTGTAGAAAGCAAAATTAAATTTAAGAATATTTTTGCATTTAAATTGTAATTATCAAATTTCTGTACAAGTAAATTTTTCTCAACAATTTCTATAACAGGTTTTTGCAAAACTAAATAAATGTTATTTGATTTATAAAATGAGTTTGAATTTTCTAATTTTTTAATAATTCCTTGCAATGAAACTAAATCGCCTCTTGAATAAATTTTGTTTTCTGTAAATGCATAAATATTAACATTGTTGTATTTAAAAACAAAACCATTTTTAAAGGTATTTTCTATAACATAATTTCCATTTAGGTTTTGACCTACGAAATTACTAATTCACAAATTTGTGATTTCTTTTGACATAATTAACAAACTTCCTAATAGCAAACTTAAAATCAATATTTTTCAATTACTAATATGAATTAAAGTCATAAAAATCAAAGAAAAAATAATAATTCAATTTGAGTTTTCAACATATGTTAAAAAGATTAATATAGCTATAGAAAAAATACTGAATAAGTTTTTTAAAGGGTTAGTTTTTGCTTGAGAAGTTGCATAGTTCTTAAACCAACACCATCAATTTTTTCAATTTGCTCTCATGTTATGTTGTAGTTATTTTTTATAATAAAATTGAATATTTTAATAGCTATATTTTTTCTAATTCCTAAATTAACAATGTGCTGATATTTTTTAATTTCTCTAATGTTAATTTTGTAAGTTTCATTATATGAAATATTTAATGTCATATTTTTAGTGATTTCTTGATCAAAATTTAAGTTTTTGACATTAGCATTTTGTTTTAATTTAACATGTTTTAAGACCTCATAAAGTTTAATGCCTTTATTAAAAGTATATTGACCTGGATAATAAACAGCACCAGTAATTTTTATGGTGATATATTCATTTTCATTTTGTTTTTTGTTGTCTAACTCATTTTTCTTAGTTTTTCTAATTATTGCATATGAGGATAAAAGAAAAATTGAAGCACCTAAGAAAGATGCTCCAATAAACAATAAACGTTTGTGTCTTGCTTGCATTTTCTTCTCTCCTAATTTAAGAATAATGCAAGATGTATTAAAAATTAATAAATTTGAGAAACATTTGTGAAAGCTAATTATAATTCGGCATTATGATAGACATCTTGAACATCTTCATCATCTTCTAAAAGATCGATAAATTTTTCAAGTTGTGCAACTTTATCTTCAGAAATTTCTACATATGAATTTGGAACATATGTAACTTCAGAAGTTGAATAATTTTCAATTTTGAAAGCATCATCTAAAGCTTGTTTAACATTTGAAAATTGTGAAGGCTCAGTAGTAATTACATAGTTTTCTTCTTCAACTTCAAAATCACTTGCACCTGAATCTAAAGCAACTGTCATTACATCATCTTCATTAGCAACAGTTTTTGGAAATTCTAAAATACCTTTTTGTTCAAAAACATATGGAATTGAACCTTGTTTGCCCAATGAACCATTTGCATGCAAGAAATGATGTTTAATGTTTGAAGACAAACGATTAAAATTATCTGTTAAACAACTTACTAAAAAAGTTACTCCACCGAATGCGGTTCCTGAATATAAATAACTTTGAAAATTATTTCCATCTTTTGCACCACCTGCAACTTTTGCAATTGCTTTATCAATATTCGCTTTTGGCATACTTCTAGATTTCGCTCTTGCAATTGCTAATTTTAATGCTGGATTAGAATCTGGATCTGGCCCACCGATTGTTGCAGCAACCATAATTTCTTTTGAAAATTTTTGAAACATTTGGCTTCTTTTAGCATCTTGCGCAAATTTATGTGCTTTAGTTGTTGCTCATTTTGAATGTCCTGACATATTAATACCTTCTTTATATAAGTGAATAAAAAACTTAACACATTATAACAAATTTTAATTTTGTATAAGTGCTATTTTCACTTTTTAATATAATATTAGTATGATAGATTTTAAAGAATTAAAGAAAAAATTAGATTATGCATATGCCCCATATTCTAAAGTTAAAGTAGCATGTTGTGCAATTACAGAAGATAATAAAATGTTTTTTGGAGTAAATGTAGAAAATCCTGCTTTTCCTAGTGGACTTTGTGCTGAAAGATCATGTTTATTTGGTTCGGTTGCTTATGGTGCAAAAATTGGAAGTTTTAAAGAGTTGCATGTTATTTCAAATTCAAAAAATATTTTATATTGTTGTTCTGCATGCTTGCAAGTTATGACGCATTTTATGACAAGAGATGGAGTTGTACATTTTTACAATATTGATAATACAAAACAAGAAACAAGAAAAATTACTGAATTAGTACCTTTTCAAGTTAGAGAAGAGGATATAAAATTTTAAAAAATCACTATAGAAACTATAGTGACTAAATGTTATAAAACTTAAATATTTATTTGCTTTCAAAGCAAATTTTTATTTTCTTCTATTTCTTTTCAGTTAGTTTTCTCATCTATTTTGATAGTTAAATTAATAAGGCCATTGTCATAATCCAATAATGGCTTATTAATTATTTTGTTAGTTTCAATTAATTTTTCTTTTCCATTTTTTGCATCTAATTTATCTAATAAAGTGTAATTAATTTTAAGATTGCCAAAAAAAGTTGGTGAAATATGAAAACCTAAATTACC from Metamycoplasma salivarium harbors:
- a CDS encoding YebC/PmpR family DNA-binding transcriptional regulator is translated as MSGHSKWATTKAHKFAQDAKRSQMFQKFSKEIMVAATIGGPDPDSNPALKLAIARAKSRSMPKANIDKAIAKVAGGAKDGNNFQSYLYSGTAFGGVTFLVSCLTDNFNRLSSNIKHHFLHANGSLGKQGSIPYVFEQKGILEFPKTVANEDDVMTVALDSGASDFEVEEENYVITTEPSQFSNVKQALDDAFKIENYSTSEVTYVPNSYVEISEDKVAQLEKFIDLLEDDEDVQDVYHNAEL
- a CDS encoding MAG0480 family ComEC-like protein, translating into MRANWKNWWCWFKNYATSQAKTNPLKNLFSIFSIAILIFLTYVENSNWIIIFSLIFMTLIHISNWKILILSLLLGSLLIMSKEITNLWISNFVGQNLNGNYVIENTFKNGFVFKYNNVNIYAFTENKIYSRGDLVSLQGIIKKLENSNSFYKSNNIYLVLQKPVIEIVEKNLLVQKFDNYNLNAKIFLNLILLSTKISSSKEILKTLQNLNLSHFFVVSGFHFAILFLTINLIISKIKYISKFSIFISFIILFCYLILLKFQISAFRAFIFLALVYFNKKYLNSKFKNVDILAFLAYCFILFNPSIIYNLSFIFSFTLSTIILLSNNIFKFVKRKWLTQIFIVILAFISSQLISITINPTISIFGFLYQMIFTPIFYLSYLISIIFFWQIDMCNAYFNFLNEIIIFLDKTNYLVEIKKQAYGLIFALHLMFIFLSIIIEQKRIYTNFVIKNHFLKYHQMFVH
- a CDS encoding cytidine deaminase, producing MIDFKELKKKLDYAYAPYSKVKVACCAITEDNKMFFGVNVENPAFPSGLCAERSCLFGSVAYGAKIGSFKELHVISNSKNILYCCSACLQVMTHFMTRDGVVHFYNIDNTKQETRKITELVPFQVREEDIKF
- a CDS encoding MAG0490 family ComEA-like DNA-binding protein, translated to MQARHKRLLFIGASFLGASIFLLSSYAIIRKTKKNELDNKKQNENEYITIKITGAVYYPGQYTFNKGIKLYEVLKHVKLKQNANVKNLNFDQEITKNMTLNISYNETYKINIREIKKYQHIVNLGIRKNIAIKIFNFIIKNNYNITWEQIEKIDGVGLRTMQLLKQKLTL